Proteins co-encoded in one Ruegeria sp. HKCCD4315 genomic window:
- a CDS encoding iron-sulfur cluster assembly accessory protein, whose protein sequence is MFGIPGKQAVTMTPKAAEQITRLMNSGGHAGLRIGVKKGGCAGMEYTMEYVDQADPHDEVVEQDGARVMIAPMAQMFLFGTEIDYEVSLLESGFKFKNPNVVDSCGCGESIKFDETIAQQS, encoded by the coding sequence ATGTTCGGCATCCCCGGCAAACAGGCTGTGACCATGACGCCTAAAGCCGCAGAGCAGATCACCCGCCTGATGAATTCAGGCGGTCACGCTGGCCTGCGCATTGGCGTCAAGAAAGGCGGCTGTGCAGGCATGGAATATACCATGGAATATGTGGATCAGGCAGATCCGCATGACGAGGTTGTCGAACAAGATGGTGCACGGGTGATGATCGCACCGATGGCGCAAATGTTCCTGTTCGGAACCGAGATCGACTACGAAGTGTCGCTGCTGGAATCAGGGTTCAAGTTCAAGAACCCGAATGTTGTTGATTCCTGTGGCTGCGGTGAATCGATCAAGTTCGACGAAACCATCGCTCAGCAAAGCTAA